Proteins from one Telopea speciosissima isolate NSW1024214 ecotype Mountain lineage chromosome 1, Tspe_v1, whole genome shotgun sequence genomic window:
- the LOC122648475 gene encoding uncharacterized protein LOC122648475 isoform X2 — protein MDNDDNDFKSQSFQLAGEDNSKFLPGLRSYGLPKFDLDDNLQVHLRFDNLVETEVLLGIQSHEDNQWIEEFSREDSAIEFSSGAAESCSISRHNNVWSEATSSESVEMLLKSVGQDVMITGHTNNESGTCDGVGTLTKQMEPHLNQEGSIPSMLMDGPDVSCTLPPERCHESFSRVDECSNPKLFETGTTLQTDNDEKPETGSSRDLSPVVVGENWGLSMSEGNLLIDAINGDSNKRDDVSLVDGAVENKVKNISAASEGMQVEHSATIMQNCAEQQQVTEGCNEVITYERPDCLQNDNSEQVHELAVPSHEPLMDDHNNEENKAETCANVVDSPSKLALNEDSAMPVPEGCSKDECSDQPLNVSERQMVVLSKDTEMDDKSVGDEHGESFGVLEGEINFVGQAVEVSNSNIVIQSSTVLKIDSLGQLSQGEGSALCFDKQKDSLTGDGHQLESGVSVGNLETTFSINEDSKILKGQRDTSSINHFENISSSTMELCSSTNILGESLATENIKDGHVGSRVCGDDHSANDPLSSSMQQVESMQTYESSLVIEPSVVSDSQPDLSVIEREKVVQICESSLVSEPNEVNILEKENVRTHSNSSNVEKETNGFLVDSKGDASLSQGQEVVVQVSASDRGVSDESASTGLVSVVTNLASCNKLDGVHDLPPGNGSVSDQVIEQKEDGQSVACIQDFPHLDKKEESVNEMSKEPGSFGLIECTRMTGEPVLLSELEQCAAHDSAGELLPETVGQSQSSMEAVIEGCQEERQAMMGDKPTQGFSKELEEYASVLNGNDGSEVIGVHDDKCEEASLNFDGTMPSNGKMLTQPVTLSLEGSSCIISKENQEGNNGGQASADNNDGKDFIASSEGNGVNGSEISCKPAAELENSSEFCALEAENSNPNSDVPNCGSPTIISCSEPSRNDNEKWEGEEVTMDQNASDGLDKEARGGSSSHNPEGNYSEDDRSFTFKINCQPGLSEQETDGGWKLFGSVQPIDFVEAKEVPSTTTSGLSQMDSKMAQENSHVTPQACDKENVRGGSKGTSEHKARRSSNKVSDNGTAKEGRSPKEVPPVKQIKDRGSPSNISPSPIRVTSQVVQAEEMHPNSYVEGSARKVCSAATVQPSSLPDLNSSASPSAFFQQPFTDFQQVQLRAQIFVYGSLIQGMAPDEAFMMSAFGESDGGGSLWENALRAAVERLHDQKSPLSYPETPVHSHLGARVHEQGTRQNPVQNKTFGTPAGRPGSKASSSAIINPAIPLSSPLWSVTTSRDILQSGSISGVPLLDSHQTLSPLHSYQSPHVRHFVGNTTPWLSQAPCPGPWVVSPRNSALDTSARFPALPIAETSHVISVRESSVSLPSAVQHSTPSSLVHSGVTASVPAGTVPLLEAKRTASPGKQQASADPRPRKRKKSPVSEGPARLSLVPPTEMVCAAGITSPLPTSLAITTAVNSLSKTAAGNSVSTGSPTPPSPFQITGSQDMEQRIIFSDETCNKVEQAKQQAEAAAALAAAAVRHSQDIWRQLAIQKNSGLVSDVEAKLASAAAAAAVAASVAKAAAAAAKVASDVALQAKLMADEALVLSRSRNHSQSTEVSSSDGLKSLGMISPASILKGKDRSTDSSSLIVAAKVASRRRVETAAAAAKQAENLDAVVKAAELAAEAVSQAGSIVAMGDPIPLTVTELVEAGPDGFWKILVPSEKQLVKSSNTSQVGNSNVDGVEGPGRSANHFSELLSNKREIQRTAEQGKPDSPKKMARQSMESHMGLVDGTHWDSVTSNEKGFGGQKGRRTSDVAKTVDVLPESEIGSRIDTVVTVQDEDHGVNQPVEILKDNSIKEDSLVEVLSNEDGLRRVWFSAKVLSLKEGKAYVCYTNLLSDEGNP, from the exons ATGGATAATGATGACAATGATTTCAAAAGCCAAAGTTTTCAGTTAGCTGGTGAAGATAACTCCAAATTTCTCCCAGGGTTACGCTCATATGGTCTTCCTAAATTTGACCTGGATGACAATCTTCAGGTCCACTTAAGGTTTGATAATTTGGTTGAAACAGAGGTTTTACTCGGTATCCAGAGCCACGAAGACAACCAGTGGATTGAGGAATTCTCACGGGAGGATAGTGCAATAGAGTTCAGTTCAGGTGCTGCTGAATCGTGCTCCATTTCAAGGCATAACAATGTTTGGTCTGAGGCCACTTCCTCAGAGTCGGTGGAGATGCTATTGAAATCTGTTGGACAAGATGTGATGATCACTGGACATACTAATAATGAGTCAGGTACTTGTGATGGAGTAGGTACGTTAACCAAGCAAATGGAACCCCATTTAAACCAAGAGGGTTCCATACCATCTATGCTAATGGATGGTCCAGATGTCAGCTGTACATTACCACCTGAAAGGTGTCATGAGAGCTTTTCCAGGGTTGACGAGTGTTCCAACCCAAAGCTTTTTGAGACTGGAACTACACTTCAAACAGACAATGATGAAAAACCTGAGACTGGTAGTTCAAGAGACCTGAGTCCAGTTGTTGTTGGTGAAAACTGGGGTCTATCAATGAGTGAGGGAAATCTACTAATTGATGCAATAAATGGAGATTCAAATAAGAGGGATGATGTTTCTTTGGTTGATGGAGCTGTGGAAAACAAAGTTAAGAACATTTCTGCTGCTTCTGAGGGTATGCAAGTTGAGCACTCAGCCACCATCATGCAGAACTGTGCAGAACAACAGCAGGTAACTGAAGGATGTAATGAGGTTATTACTTATGAACGTCCTGATTGTTTGCAAAATGATAATAGTGAGCAAGTGCATGAACTTGCGGTTCCGAGCCATGAGCCTCTGATGGATGATCATaacaatgaagaaaataaagctGAAACTTGTGCCAATGTTGTCGATAGCCCCTCCAAGTTGGCACTAAATGAGGATTCTGCCATGCCTGTTCCGGAAGGATGCAGCAAGGATGAATGTTCTGATCAGCCACTTAACGTTAGTGAAAGACAAATGGTGGTTTTGTCCAAAGATACTGAGATGGATGATAAATCTGTGGGAGATGAACATGGGGAATCATTTGGAGTGCTGGAAGGAGAGATTAATTTTGTAGGACAAGCCGTTGAGGTCAGCAACAGCAATATAGTAATTCAATCAAGCACAGTACTAAAGATAGATTCTCTAGGACAGTTGTCACAGGGAGAGGGCAGTGCACTATGTTTTGACAAGCAAAAGGATTCGTTAACAGGTGATGGTCACCAGTTGGAATCTGGGGTTTCAGTTGGTAATTTAGAGACAACTTTCTCAATAAATGAAGACAGTAAAATTCTTAAAGGCCAGCGTGACACAAGCAGCATTAatcattttgaaaatatttctAGTTCGACAATGGAGCTTTGTTCCTCAACTAACATATTAGGTGAAAGCCTAGCAACTGAAAATATTAAAGATGGTCATGTTGGTTCAAGAGTCTGTGGAGATGATCATTCTGCCAATGATCCCCTCTCATCTTCCATGCAGCAGGTTGAATCCATGCAAACGTATGAAAGTAGCTTAGTTATTGAACCTAGTGTTGTTAGTGATAGTCAGCCAGATTTGTCTGTTATTGAAAGGGAGAAAGTGGTACAGATTTGTGAAAGTAGTTTAGTTTCTGAGCCCAATGAGGTTAATATCCTTGAAAAGGAAAATGTAAGGACGCATTCTAATTCCAGTAATGTGGAAAAAGAGACAAATGGTTTTCTTGTTGATTCGAAGGGGGATGCATCCTTGTCCCAAGGCCAAGAGGTGGTTGTTCAAGTATCAGCCTCTGACCGGGGTGTCAGTGATGAGTCAG CCTCTACAGGACTGGTTTCTGTAGTTACCAACTTGGCTTCCTGTAACAAACTGGATGGTGTTCATGACTTGCCTCCAGGAAATGGCAGTGTCTCAGATCAAGTTATTGAACAAAAAGAGGATGGACAGTCAGTTGCATGTATTCAAGATTTCCCTCACTTggataaaaaagaagaatcGGTAAATGAGATGTCAAAAGAACCTGGATCCTTTGGTTTGATCGAGTGTACTCGGATGACAGGTGAGCCAGTTCTTTTATCTGAACTTGAACAATGTGCAGCTCATGACAGTGCTGGAGAATTGCTTCCTGAGACAGTTGGTCAGTCAcaatcttcaatggaggcagtaATTGAAGGATGCCAGGAGGAACGTCAAGCTATGATGGGTGATAAACCCACTCAAGGATTTTCCAAGGAACTAGAAGAGTATGCTTCAGTTCTTAATGGTAATGATGGTTCTGAAGTGATTGGAGTTCATGATGATAAGTGTGAAGAGGCGTCCTTAAATTTTGATG GAACAATGCCTAGCAATGGCAAGATGCTCACGCAACCAGTGACGCTATCCTTGGAGGGATCTTCGTGTATTATTAGCAAGGAGAATCAGGAAGGCAATAATGGTGGCCAAGCATCTGCAGATAACAATGATGGGAAGGATTTCATTGCAAGCTCCGAAG GTAATGGTGTAAATGGCTCTGAGATATCCTGCAAACCTGCAGCTGAGCTTGAAAACTCCAGTGAATTTTGTGCTTTGGAAGCTGAAAACAGCAATCCGAATTCTGACGTGCCTAATTGTGGTTCGCCCACTATTATTAGTTGCAGTGAACCCTCTCGAAATGACAATGAAAAGTGGGAGGGAGAGGAGGTGACCATGGACCAGAATGCCTCTGATGGTCTAGATAAGGAGGCCAGAGGAGGTTCTAGTTCTCATAATCCTGAAGGGAATTATTCTGAAGATGATAGAAGCTTCACTTTTAAGATAAACTGTCAGCCAGGCCTGTCTGAGCAAGAAACTGATGGGGGATGGAAACTATTTGGCAGTGTTCAGCCAATTGACTTTGTTGAG GCCAAAGAGGTTCCTTCAACAACAACATCTGGCTTATCTCAAATGGATTCCAAGATGGCACAAGAAAATTCTCATGTAACTCCTCAAGCATGTGACAAGGAGAATGTGCGTGGTGGTTCCAAGGGTACTTCTGAGCACAAAGCAAGGAGAAGTTCGAACAAGGtaagtgataatggaactgcTAAAGAAGGAAGATCTCCAAAAGAGGTACCCCCTGTAAAACAGATAAAAGACAGAGGCAGTCCTTCCAATATTTCGCCTAGTCCTATTAGGGTAACAAGCCAGGTTGTGCAAGCTGAAGAGATGCACCCCAATTCTTATGTTGAAGGCAGTGCAAGGAAAGTGTGTAGTGCTGCAACTGTTCAGCCATCTTCTTTGCCAGATTTGAATAGTTCAGCTTCTCCATCTGCATTTTTTCAACAGCCTTTCACAGATTTTCAACAAGTGCAATTGCGTGCTCAGATATTTGTATATGGATCTCTGAT CCAAGGAATGGCACCTGATGAGGCCTTTATGATGTCGGCCTTTGGAGAATCTG ACGGCGGAGGGAGCTTATGGGAAAATGCTTTGCGTGCTGCTGTAGAAAGGCTTCACGATCAGAAATCTCCACTCAGTTACCCTGAGACTCCTGTGCACTCACATTTAG GTGCTAGGGTGCATGAACAAGGAACTAGGCAAAATCCTGTGCAAAATAAAACTTTTGGAACTCCTGCTGGCCGACCTGGCAGCAAGGCTTCCTCTTCAGCAATCATAAATCCTGCAATTCCCCTGTCATCCCCACTATGGAGTGTTACTACTTCCCGTGATATTTTGCAGTCTGGCAGCATATCAGGAGTTCCACTTTTAGATTCTCATCAGACTCTTTCTCCATTGCACTCTTATCAGTCTCCCCATGTAAGGCACTTTGTAGGAAATACAACCCCTTGGCTTTCTCAGGCTCCTTGTCCTGGACCTTGGGTTGTTTCTCCTCGGAATTCTGCACTTGATACTAGTGCTCGTTTCCCTGCCTTGCCCATTGCCGAAACAAGTCATGTGATCTCTGTTCGTGAGTCGTCTGTATCACTTCCTTCTGCAGTACAGCATTCAACCCCTAgttctttggttcattctggGGTCACTGCAAGTGTTCCTGCAGGGACTGTTCCCCTGCTTGAGGCAAAAAGAACAGCATCACCTGGTAAGCAGCAAGCTTCTGCTGATCCAAGGCccagaaagaggaaaaagagtCCGGTCTCAGAGGGACCTGCCCGCTTGTCTTTGGTTCCTCCAACAGAAATGGTTTGTGCTGCTGGAATTACTAGTCCTCTGCCTACATCCTTGGCCATCACAACTGCAGTTAACTCTTTATCTAAAACTGCTGCTGGTAATTCTGTTTCAACTGGTTCACCAACACCTCCTTCACCTTTTCAGATTACAGGATCCCAAGACATGGAACAAAGAATTATTTTCTCGGATGAGACATGCAATAAAGTTGAACAGGCTAAGCAACAGGCAGAAGCTGCGGCTGCTCTCGCTGCTGCTGCAGTCAGACACAGCCAAGACATATGGAGGCAATTGGCCATCCAGAAGAACTCTGGATTGGTTTCTGATGTTGAAGCAAAActagcatctgcagctgcagcAGCAGCGGTGGCAGCTTCTGTTGCAAAGGCGGCAGCAGCCGCTGCTAAGGTTGCTTCTGATGTTGCGTTGCAGGCTAAACTGATGGCTGATGAGGCTCTGGTTTTGAGTAGAAGTAGAAATCATAGTCAAAGTACCGAAGTTTCTTCTTCTGATGGTTTGAAGAGTTTGGGAATGATCAGTCCTGCTTCGATCTTGAAAGGAAAGGACAGAAGCACTGATTCCAGTTCTCTAATTGTTGCTGCAAAAGTGGCATCTAGGAGGAGGGTCGAAACTGCTGCAGCTGCTGCAAAGCAAGCTGAGAATTTGGATGCTGTGGTAAAAGCAGCTGAACTGGCAGCTGAAGCAGTATCTCAGGCAGGATCAATTGTTGCAATGGGGGATCCTATACCTTTAACAGTGACCGAGTTGGTAGAAGCTGGCCCAGATGGTTTCTGGAAAATACTAGTCCCTTCAGAAAAACAGCTTGTAAAGTCTAGCAATACGAGTCAAGTAGGAAATTCTAATGTTGATGGTGTTGAAGGTCCTGGAAGATCTGCTAACCATTTCAGTGAGCTATTATCAAATAAACGAGAAATACAGAGAACTGCAGAACAAGGGAAGCCGGATTCTCCAAAAAAGATGGCCAGACAGTCTATGGAGAGCCACATGGGCCTGGTAGATGGAACACACTGGGATTCCGTTACAAGTAATGAAAAGGGTTTCGGAGGACAAAAAGGTCGTAGAACTTCTGATGTAGCTAAAACTGTTGATGTTCTTCCTGAATCTGAGATCGGATCACGAATTGATACTGTCGTTACTGTCCAAGATGAGGATCATGGAGTGAATCAGCCAGTGGAGATCTTAAAGGACAATAGCATTAAGGAGGATTCCCTTGTTGAG GTTCTTTCTAATGAGGATGGTTTGAGAAGGGTCTGGTTTTCGGCCAAAGTACTGAGTTTGAAGGAGGGGAAAGCTTATGTGTGTTACACTAACCTCCTTTCTGATGAAGGTAATCCATAA